One Hermetia illucens chromosome 4, iHerIll2.2.curated.20191125, whole genome shotgun sequence DNA segment encodes these proteins:
- the LOC119654581 gene encoding apolipoprotein D-like isoform X4 produces the protein MAKVLCLIAMFVVMLGVVHSHTYHSGSCPSVEPMPGFNMKQFLGIWYAIQKTSTASTCVIYNITVGDEPGEYRIEQTSQHFALGLTPLKHEYSYTGEISVPDPDVPGKMRVKFPLNIAGSSSFTVFMTDYEQYAGLFSCQKLGFVHRRSATLLSRTRDLDKIFVDKMRTRLSSFNVDPFDLSIIDQTGCPKNTSQGVNIHIDDDTFSAHSIANVFRKAGEKIGDGVEYAVDAGKKVGGVAKTILF, from the exons ATGGCGAAAGTTTTATGTTTAATCGCAATGTTTGTGGTAATGCTCGGAGTGGTCCATTCGCATACGTACCATTCCGGTTCCTGCCCGAGTGTTGAACCAATGCCTGGATTTAATATGAAACAG TTCCTAGGAATCTGGTATGCAATTCAGAAGACTTCAACAGCATCCACCTGTGTAATTTATAACATTACAGTGGGAGATGAACCGGGTGAATACCGTATTGAACAAACATCCCAACATTTCGCCCTTGGTTTAACCCCACTTAAGCATGAATATAGTTACACTGGCGAAATTTCAGTTCCCGATCCTGACGTTCCTGGTAAAATGCGAGTTAAATTTCCACTGA ACATCGCTGGCAGCTCATCCTTTACAGTGTTCATGACCGATTACGAACAATACGCTGGATTATTCTCATGTCAAAAACTAGGGTTTGTGCATCGCCGATCTGCAACATTACTCTCCCGGACTCGCGATCTTGACAAGATCTTCGTCGACAAGATGAGAACTCGCCTGTCCTCATTCAACGTTGATCCTTTCGATTTGAGCATTATTGATCAGACCGGGTGTCCTAAAAACACCTCTCAAGGAGTCAATATTCACATCGATGATGATACTTTCTCAGCGCATAGTATTGCCAACGTATTCCGTAAGGCTGGTGAAAAGATTGGTGATGGTGTGGAGTATGCTGTGGACGCAGGAAAGAAGGTTGGCGGAGTAGCTAAAACAATTCTTTTTTAG
- the LOC119654581 gene encoding apolipoprotein D-like isoform X1, whose translation MAKVLCLIAMFVVMLGVVHSHTYHSGSCPSVEPMPGFNMKQFLGIWYAIQKTSTASTCVIYNITVGDEPGEYRIEQTSQHFALGLTPLKHEYSYTGEISVPDPDVPGKMRVKFPLNIAGSSSFTVFMTDYEQYAGLFSCQKLGFVHRRSATLLSRTRDLDKIFVDKMRTRLSSFNVDPFDLSIIDQTGCPKNTSQGVNIHIDDDTFSAHSIANVFRKAGEKIGDGVEYAVDAGKKLYHKVSDDDKDIASTVATVSSDKAKNMVNPSGENDAEWVRV comes from the exons ATGGCGAAAGTTTTATGTTTAATCGCAATGTTTGTGGTAATGCTCGGAGTGGTCCATTCGCATACGTACCATTCCGGTTCCTGCCCGAGTGTTGAACCAATGCCTGGATTTAATATGAAACAG TTCCTAGGAATCTGGTATGCAATTCAGAAGACTTCAACAGCATCCACCTGTGTAATTTATAACATTACAGTGGGAGATGAACCGGGTGAATACCGTATTGAACAAACATCCCAACATTTCGCCCTTGGTTTAACCCCACTTAAGCATGAATATAGTTACACTGGCGAAATTTCAGTTCCCGATCCTGACGTTCCTGGTAAAATGCGAGTTAAATTTCCACTGA ACATCGCTGGCAGCTCATCCTTTACAGTGTTCATGACCGATTACGAACAATACGCTGGATTATTCTCATGTCAAAAACTAGGGTTTGTGCATCGCCGATCTGCAACATTACTCTCCCGGACTCGCGATCTTGACAAGATCTTCGTCGACAAGATGAGAACTCGCCTGTCCTCATTCAACGTTGATCCTTTCGATTTGAGCATTATTGATCAGACCGGGTGTCCTAAAAACACCTCTCAAGGAGTCAATATTCACATCGATGATGATACTTTCTCAGCGCATAGTATTGCCAACGTATTCCGTAAGGCTGGTGAAAAGATTGGTGATGGTGTGGAGTATGCTGTGGACGCAGGAAAGAAG CTTTACCATAAAGTAAGCGATGATGACAAAGATATCGCTTCTACTGTGGCAACAGTTTCATCGGACAAAGCCAAAAACATGGTAAATCCATCTGGAGAAAATGATGCGGAATGGGTCAGAGTATGA